GACGCACCATGCTCGATGGCTGCGAAGTATTGGCCGCGAAGGAATGTGTTCCATGCAAGGGTGGGGTTCCACCCCTGGCCGGGCATGAGTTGCACACGTTTCTGGCCCAGCTTGGAAGCGACTGGCATCTGGTGGAAGAGCACCACCTGACGAAGCAGTATAAGTTCAAGAACTTCCAGGAAGCACTGGATTTCACCAA
This is a stretch of genomic DNA from Candidatus Hydrogenedentota bacterium. It encodes these proteins:
- a CDS encoding 4a-hydroxytetrahydrobiopterin dehydratase — translated: MLDGCEVLAAKECVPCKGGVPPLAGHELHTFLAQLGSDWHLVEEHHLTKQYKFKNFQEALDFTNAVGYIAEAENHHPDILLTWGKVEVTIWTHKIDGLTESDFVFAAKVEKAYEDAL